One Silene latifolia isolate original U9 population chromosome 4, ASM4854445v1, whole genome shotgun sequence DNA segment encodes these proteins:
- the LOC141651785 gene encoding replication protein A 70 kDa DNA-binding subunit B-like — protein MRGALFADQVDQYEDAFKHNRLYEITNAPISPLKPEYKLNPTDVDFQMNFGRRTIVLPVDIDDGTNTIDYRPISHLPRATDNTEMFDIVGVVLFVEEHSRKVTTNKNRETNVREIVLTDHSTSQPLSISVWDDLAEDDCTMLIPEPGKFRIVGLTALRVSNHKGFSMTTSSSTVIIHSPVGEKAEALKTWMASHHTSLTQLQSRLFHVKLPMPNEKTTKISALRAKKAKSALQDEKHWLEVTIPAAELHKVHAYIGCSKCAKTSSMPPGRPYTCNNCSAPDCTSVPKITFNCEISDGTGTLRMTAFTQTAERLLKMPAADIFHMKHSNHEEAFSAVQELLRTTPFKVQVGPSTSLSVNNILQWVVKRVVVDDEDDTVSKTEPVQEPIPESQVIDDSEVRAADKQIVRPIATNVTTTLQKMHLKYPPITKDLQRHSHMTNYAQEKGDQKEHRS, from the exons ATGCGCGGGGCTCTTTTTGCTGACCAAGTCGATCAATATGAAGATGCATTCAAGCACAATAGACTGTATGAGATAACCAATGCTCCAATATCTCCTCTGAAGCCAGAGTACAAATTAAACCCCACAGATGTTGATTTCCAGATGAACTTTGGACGGCGAACTATTGTCCTACCAGTTGATATTGATGATGGCACCAATACCATAGACTATAGACCCATTTCTCATCTGCCCAGAGCAACTGATAACACTGAGATGTTTG ATATAGTTGGTGTGGTTCTCTTTGTAGAAGAACATTCTCGTAAAGTTACAACAAACAAGAACCGCGAAACAAATGTTCGTGAGATTGTGCTCACTGACCACAG TACTTCGCAGCCACTATCAATCTCAGTTTGGGATGACCTGGCAGAAGATGATTGCACAATGCTGATTCCAGAACCTGGCAAATTTAGGATTGTGGGACTCACAGCTCTCAGAGTATCTAATCACAAAG GTTTCTCAATGACCACTTCTAGCTCAACAGTCATCATACATTCACCTGTTGGCGAGAAAGCAGAAGCGCTGAAAACCTG GATGGCAAGCCATCACACATCCTTGACACAACTTCAGTCTAGGCTCTTTCATGTCAAGCTACCTATGCCAAATGAAAAGACAACCAAAATTTCAGCTCTTCGTGCTAAGAAA GCAAAATCAGCTTTGCAAGATGAAAAACACTGGTTAGAAGTGACTATACCAGCTGCTGAACTACATAAAGTGCATGCATACATAGGATGTTCAAAATGTGCTAAAACCTCCAGCATGCCACCAGGACGTCCATACACATGCAACAACTGCTCCGCGCCTGATTGTACTTCAGTGCCAAA AATCACATTCAACTGCGAAATATCAGATGGAACAGGAACATTGCGAATGACCGCATTTACACAGACTGCTGAAAGATTGCTCAAAATGCCAGCAGCTGATATATTCCACATGAAGCACTCT AACCATGAGGAAGCTTTCTCAGCTGTACAAGAGTTGCTTCGTACAACTCCTTTCAAAGTTCAAGTTGGCCCTTCTACATCCCTCTCAGTAAATAACATCTTGCAGTGGGTGGTGAAGCGGGTTGTTGTTGACGACGAAGATGACACTGTATCAAAAACTGAACCAGTGCAGGAGCCAATCCCAGAATCACAAGTTATAGACGATTCTGAAGTTCGTGCAGCTGACAAGCAAATAGTTCGACCAATCGCAACCAATGTCACTACTACTCTGCAGAAGATGCACTTGAAATATCCTCCGATCACCAAAGATCTCCAAAGACATTCGCACATGACCAACTACGCCCAAGAAAAAGGGGACCAAAAAGAACACAGGTCCTAA